The stretch of DNA CAGGCCGACATCGGGCTGGCGATGAATTCGGGCACGCAGGCGGCCAAGGAGGCGGGCAACATGGTGGATCTGGACTCCGATCCGACCAAGCTGATCGACATCGTGCGCATCGGAAAACAGCTTTTGATGACGCGCGGCAGCCTAACCACCTTCTCAATCGCAAACGACCTTTCAAAATATTTTGCGATAATCCCGGCGCTCTTCATGGGGCTCTACCCGGGGCTTGCCGCGTTGAACCTGATGGGGCTGCACAGCGCGCAAAGCGCAATTTTCGCCGCGATAATATACAACGCGCTGATAATCATAGCGCTCATCCCCCTTGCGCTCAAAGGAGTAAAATATCGCGAGCTTCCGGCGGGAGCGCTGCTTTGCCGCAACCTGCTCGTCTACGGCGTCGGGGGCATCATACTCCCGTTCATCGCGATAAAACTGATAGATATGCTGCTTGCGGCATTTATGTAACGACCGCTCTGGTCAGGGAGGAATATTTTATGGGATACGGCATCTTTAAAAAGGCGGCGGGCTTTCTGCTGCTAATGACGGTGATATGCGGGCCGCTCTACATGCTTACGGTGACGGCCGCGGCGCAGGCGCTCTTTCCGCATCAGGCAAACGGCAGCGTCATTGAGATAAACGGCAAAAGATACGGCAGCGAACTTCTGGGCCAGCCTTTCAGCGATCCGGGGCATCTGTGGGGGCGCGCGATGAACGTCGACCTTAAAAACTATAAGGCCGCAGACGGCCGCGCGGTGATGTACGCAGCGCCGAGCAACATAAGCCCCGCCAGCAAAAATTATGAGAAATCAATAGCGGAGCGCGCGGCCAAAAT from Cloacibacillus sp. encodes:
- the kdpC gene encoding K(+)-transporting ATPase subunit C, translating into MGYGIFKKAAGFLLLMTVICGPLYMLTVTAAAQALFPHQANGSVIEINGKRYGSELLGQPFSDPGHLWGRAMNVDLKNYKAADGRAVMYAAPSNISPASKNYEKSIAERAAKMTAAHAGAAPVPVELVTISGSGLDPEISPSAAQYQTARIAAHRGIEEKEVRAVIKKYTTGRFLGLFGEPRVNVLKVNLALDGVL